The following are encoded in a window of Rosa chinensis cultivar Old Blush chromosome 4, RchiOBHm-V2, whole genome shotgun sequence genomic DNA:
- the LOC112197600 gene encoding glutathione S-transferase T3-like, with product MAPRGDSWRHNEEVILCQAWITVGGDGCFGKDQKSDLLWSRVAEEYNAHKPAGCMDRTHSSCHARWKKISPACMKWRQALNKVEHFQRRSGENMEDELMNVKSTYYDSEGCDFVFEHCWQYLKNTEKFGKTPSMENTHFSVPNHVNLDDGGTTTTEDELPSSRKARPQGQKAQKLAKKKGNKQDADGLRVQMQKCYKQTEREYQQRQRQFEEGQLIEQRAEDARTMQVDPSIFTPRKRSYWERKQQQIIDKEAETSSIPEQSQDPTPPEGDNTALTTYDPLGETSWM from the exons atggctccaagaggggattcttggaggcacaatgaagaagttattcttTGCCAAGCTTGGATCACCGTTGGGGGTGATGGGTGCTTTGGAAAAGATCAAAAGTCGGACTTATTGTGGAGTCGTGTGGCGGAGGAGTACAATGCTCACAAACCGGCCGGTTGCATGGATAGAACACATTCTAGTTGCCACGCTcgttggaagaaaataagtccGGCATGTATGAAGTGGCGCCAAGCTCTTAACAAGGTCGAACACTTTCAACGAAGAAGCGGCGAAAATATGGAGGACGAG CTCATGAATGTTAAATCAACGTACTACGACTCGGAAGGTTGCGATTTTGTGTTTGAGCATTGTTGGCAatacttgaaaaatacggaAAAGTTTGGGAAAACACCATCAATGGAAAACACCCACTTTAGTGTTCCTAATCATGTCAACTTGGATGACGGTGGAACAACCACTACCGAGGATGAGCTTCCGTCATCAAGAAAGGCACGTCCTCAAGGACAAAAAGCACAGAAGCTAGCTAAGAAAAAAGGCAATAAGCAGGATGCGGATGGCCTACGagttcaaatgcagaaatgttATAAACAAACCGAACGCGAGTACCAACAAAGGCAAAGACAGTTTGAGGAAGGTCAACTAATTGAGCAACGCGCTGAGGATGCTCGCACGATGCAGGTGGATCCATCAATTTTCACCCCAAGAAAGAGGAGTTATTGGGAGAGGaagcaacaacaaataattgatAAGGAGGCAGAAACTTCAAGCATCCCGGAACAATCTCAAGATCCTACACCCCCTGAAGGAGACAACACAGCCTTGACCACTTATGATCCACTTGGCGAGACATCTTGGATGTAA